The DNA region ATCGCCAGTAAACATCACTCTCAATGGTAGTAATTATGTCAGCGATAAAACGAAAGCTACTTTTGAGAAAGCTTTACAGGATGGTCACAAAATCCAATCAAGTATACTTAATAGTGCGGAGTTACAACAAGAGATTCAGCACTCTGTAGTGAATCAATTTCAGAACAATTGCGTAAATCAGTCTCTTTTAACTGAAGTTATAAATAGCAACACTAATGTAACTTCACCAGAATCTACAGATATCAACATAAATGTGATTTCATGCCAACAACCCGAACCTGCAAATGTCAACGCAGGTGCAATTCCAACGGAGGTTGTGACTATGACATCCCCTTACACACCAACTGATATTGGCGATTCTACAGATTCATACTTCATTATTCCTATCATTGAGTCAAACGAGATGCTGCAACCTATTTCTCCCTCCCGTTCCAATATCGAGCAAATTGTAGGCACTGGTCTAGAGAAGCTTTTAACACAATTTTGTAACCATCAATCAGAAATTCTGCGAGTACATGAGCAATATCTCAAGAATCAAGCAGAATGTTCACAGTCCTTTTTCCAGTTGATGCAGCAACAATACCGTGTGTTATTAGGAAGCAACAACATCAAATCTCAGCAGGTTGAGTTAGCTCTAGAGGAAACACCAACTGACAATTTTGCTCCTCAGACACCTGCTAATACTATGGCTTCTAGCACACCTATTGAAGCACCTCAGACCAAAGTCAACAACAACCTGACTATAGTACCTCCTACTAAAGTTGAGAGTTCATTACCAGAAACAAAGTCAGTAGCATCTGTTGAAACAGTGGATAAAACTGAGTTATTGATGCAAGTCATTAGTAGTAAAACAGGCTATCCAGTAACGATGTTGAACTGGGAAATAAACCCAGGTGCAGATTTAGGTATCGATGCTGTCAAATGGATGGACATCATCAGTGCAATGCAAGAATTACTTCCAGATGTACCAAAAGTTAATCCTAAAGAATTGGCAGAACAGCCAACTCTTCGCCAAGTTGCTGAATATATTCAAATCTGTATTCCTCAGCCAACATCTCCTCAAATACCAGTATCTACATCTGTTAATATTGAAACTGTTGTCCCACAACCAGTATCTACTGAAGACACTTTTTTAACCGAGTCGCTATTAAATGTTATTAGTGACAAAACAGGTTATCCAGCAGAAATGTTAGAGACAGAGATGGATTTAGAAGCAGATTTGGGTGTTGACTCCATCAAGAGAGTAGAAATCATTGGTGCAATGCAGACATTATTTCCCAACTTGCCTAAGTTGAGTCCAGAGGAATTGGGAGAACAGCGAACCATTAGCAAGATTGCTAATTATTTGGGGACAAAAATTACAGAAGCTAAAAAAAAATTCCTTATCGCAGTTTGATAACCAACAGTCTCTGCTAAATCACCATATTCGGCGCTGTCTAGTCAAACTTATGCATCTACCTGCACCTGATTTTTGGGAATTTACTCTACCCCACTTCCGTACTTGTTTGCTTACCGATGACGGTTCCCTCATTACCAATAGACTAGCCAAACTATTAAGTGAGCGAGGTTGGCAGGTAGTGGTTCTTAGCTTTCCTCAATCTATAGTGAGCGACACCGGAGGCGATCGCCTCCCTCTACCTCAAGGAGTTAATCGCATCGAGCTTACAGATTTAAGTGAGCAGCAATTACAACAAAAACTAGTAGCTATCTCAGAAACTTACGGCGCAATAGGAGCTTTCATTCATCTGCACCCTGAACATCAAGTCTGCGATGCTAAATCAGAAAAGTCGATCCTCAAGTATGTATTTCTCTTAGCAAAACATTTGAAGCGATCGCTTAATCAAGCAGCACTCACAGGACGCAGTTCTTTCCTTTGTGTTGCTCATCTCGATGGTGAATTTGGATTAGGAACAATCATTGACTTTAGTGCCATTAGTGGTGGTCTATTCGGTTTGACAAAAACTCTTAATTTAGAGTGGGAGAAGGTGTTCTGCCGGGCGATCGATTTGAGTCCCGAATTCAATCCCGAAACTTCAGCACACTTTATTATCGCTGAACTTCACGATCCTAATTCCCTCATTTCGGAAGTTGGATATAACTCTCAAGGAAGAGTAACTTTAGTATCTGAAATAGCATCTCTCCCCTAATAGTCTATGTCATTAATTTTGAGGAGTAAAAAAGCTCGTAGTAAGAACTTTAATCCCAAAGTTTTAAGTACTGAAGTGCTGACTACGAACTTATCAAAATTAACGACATGAACCATTATTAATTTACAGGGCTAAGTTAAATAAATCTTCAGGTAGCTCAAAATTCGAGTTTCCTGAAGCTCATCTCAACCCCTGTGTTGAAACAATCCAAATAAGCAAAATGAACACAAACGCCAAGATTGATTCATCATCGGTTATTCTTGTCAGTGGTGGCGGTAGAGGAGTGACAGCACAATGTGTTATCCAACTAGCGAAGCAATATCAGTGCAAATTTATCTTACTAGGTCGCTCCAAACTTGTCAAAACTGAACCAGAATGGGCTAAAGATTGCTTCGATGAAGCTGAGTTAAAAAAGCGTATTATGCAGGATTTAATTGCCCAAAATGAGAAACCTACACCGTTAAAAGTTAAACAAGTATTCAATCATTTATTAGCTCAACGAGAAATTGCAAAAACAATCTCTACCATTCAGCAAACTGGAGGGCAGGTAGAATATCTCAGTGTAAATATTACCAATAGTTCTGCTTTACAGGCAGAAGTAGCACCAGTAGTTCAGCGTTTAGGACGAATTACAGGAATTATTCATGGGGCTGGAAATTTAGCAGATAAATTAATTGAGAATAAAACAGAAGAGGATTTTGATATCGTTTACACTACCAAAATAGAAGGTTTAGAAAGCTTACTTAGCTGTGTAGACCCCAGTCAATTAGATTGCATCATTTTGTTTTCCTCGTTTGTTGCTTTTTACGGTAATCCAGGTCAATCAGATTATGCATTAGCTAATGAAATACTTAATAAAACAGCCTACCTACTCCAGAGGAAATATCCGTATTGTCGCGTAGTTTCTATAGGTTGGGGGCCTTGGGATGGTGGTATGGTTACGCCACAATTAAAGAAAGTATTCGCTCAACAAGATATAGAACTAATTCCTTTAGAAGTTGGTGCCCAGATATTAGTTGATGAATTGAAGTCTGCTCATAATGGAATTGCACAAACTCTGGTAATGAGTAACCCAATTGTCGCCCAACCCAAGCAGCTAAATTCGGAATTACAATCATTTCGTGTGTCTCGTCAATTAAAATTAACAGCTAACCCTTTTGTATACGATCACGTAATTGGCGGTAATCCCGTTTTGCCAGCCATGTGTAGCATTGCGTGGATTGCAAATACTTGTGAGCAACTCTACCCAGGTTACAAATTTTTCAGTTGTAGCAATTATAAAGTTCTCAAGGGAATTATTTTTGATAATACGTTGGCAAGAGAATACTTTTTAGATTTAAAAGAAATCAGTAAAACTGATACTGGAGAAATAGATTTTGAAGTACTACTATGGAGTGAAAGTGCTAAAGCTATACCTCATTATCATTACAGTACTAAAATAAAAGTTGTGCAGCACATCCCCTCATCTGATACTTATGAATCTTTTAATCACAGTCAAGACCCGGAAACTTTGAGGCTATTACCTTATGAAAATGGCGCATTATTTCATGGGTTAAGTTTTAAGGGATTAAAGCGGATTCTCAATATTACTCCCGAAAAACTGACTGCTCAATGTTGTTTAGATAAGGTTGAAATCAAAAAACAAGGTCAATTTCCTTTGCAAACATTTAATCCTTATACGGGAGATATTTTATTTCAGTGTTTAGTAGTTTGGGTGAGGCACTTTGATAATTTAGCTAGCTTGCCTTTACAAGTGCAAAGGCTAGAGCAATTTAAAGCCATTCCCTTCGATGAAGAATTTTATGTTTCCGTAGAAGTTATTTCAAGAAGTGAAACGAATATTTTTGCTAATATTACAGCACACGATGCTCAAGGCCAAATCTATGTTCATATATCGCAAATGCAGGTAACTGCAAGCGCTCGGCTAAACCTTCTGTTTTTACAAAACTATTGTTTAGCAAGAGAGAATTAAGTACTGGTAATTTACTATCACTTTGCTTATAAATTAGAAAATATAAAAAATGACAGTAAAACTAGCAATTGTAGGCATGGAAGCATTTTTTGGTACGTGTTATGGATTAGATAAATTTGAGCGTAGTATTTACGATGCGACTCAGTATTTTATTCCTATTCCTCCTATACGCCGTCAAGACATACAGGCAAAGCTACCAACACTGGAAGAAGAGGACTATCATAACAATCAAGCATTGTTGGGAGCTTATATCCAGGATTTGGAAATCGATGCGTTTCATTTCAAAATCCCGCCTAACGACATAGACAAACACGATCCTAAGCAATTGTTAATGCTAAAGGTGATTGATCAAGCTTTAAGAGATGCAAAGTTAGACCAAAAGCAAAAAAGATTGCAAATGGCTATTGTTGCTGTCATTAACGAAAACCAAGTTAATCAACTTGATAGAAAGTTGGTTGAAACTGGAGATAATGACAACATTCTTAGTGAAAAAACAAATACTGTTTTCCAAAAAATTTCTACTTTATGGAATACTTCAGGGCCTAACTTTGTTGTCAATGCTAAAGAGAATTCCGTTTTTGAGGCGCTAGAAATAGCAAAAACGTTGCTTACTGTCGGCCCAGTAGATTGTGTGGTGGTAAGTGCTGTGAATTTTGCTGGTGTTGATTGTGTGATGTCTGGCAAACCAACCCTCAGTTATGATTATAATGCCAGTGGCTCGATAGTCGGTGAAGGAGCCGGAGCTATAGTTTTAAAGCGATATGAAAAAGCCAAGCACGATCGCGATCGCATTTATGCAGTAATTGACGCGGTTAGTCACCTATACGAAAGTTCAACTAATCCAGCCGAATCAGTTAAACAATCTTGCCAGAAAGCTTTTGCCAAAGCCGGAGTTAGCCCCGTAGACATCGGCTACCTAGAAGTGTTTGCCGGTGGAAATGAACAGCAGGATCACGCAGAAATCCAGGGTTTAATCGAAGCTTATCAAGTTCCTAACTCCGAATTGAGTTGTGCGATCGGCAGTGTCAAGGCTAACATCGGACACACTTATATTGCCTCTGGGATCGCCAGCTTGATTAAAACTGCTCTTTGTCTATACAACCGTTACATTCCTGCAACACCGCAGTGGACTAGCCCGAAAAACCCCGAAATTTGGCAAGACAGCCCTTTTTATGTCGCTACTGAATCTAGACCCTGGTTTTTAAATTCAGCACAAACAACAAGAGTAGCTGCTATAAATAGCCTAGCTAGCGATGGAACTTATGCACACATAATTTTATCAGAAGACTCCGGCTCACAAGATTGCAACCATAGGTACTTAGAACAAAGTCCCTTCTATCTTTTCCCGATCGCTGCTAATAATCAATCTGGATTACTAGAGCAACTTGAGACATTAGAACAGACTATTAAAAATAGTTGCTCTTTGTCTACCGTTGCTAGTCAGACCTTTGCCACCTTTCAAAATAATCCACAGGCCATTTATGCTTTAGCGATGGTTGGACACAACCAAGACGAATTGCTTCGAGAAATCCAGCGCGGACGTAAGGGCATCGCCAATGCCTTTGCTTGCGGGAAAGACTGGAAAAGCCCATCAGGAAGCTATTTCACCGCCAAGCCCCAAGGTAAACAGGGTCATATCGCTTTTATTTACCCAGGTGCCTTTAATTCCTACATTGGCATGGGTCGGAAACTTTTCTACTTCTTTCCCAAAATTTTTGAACGCGCTACTAGTTTCGTTTCTCAACCTAACCTATTTTTTCGTGAGAAATTACTCTATCCCAGAAGTCTCAATCAAATATCTAAAAGGCAGCTAGAAGATATAGAAGCAAAATTACTCGATGATCCGCTATCGATGCAGGTTTCTGGAACAGGTTTTTCAGTATTGTTAACCCACATATTGAGAGATTATTTCCAAATTCAACCTCAAGCTGCCTTTGGTTACAGTATGGGCGAAAGCACCATGCTGTATTCCTTGAATGTTTGGACTAGTGGCGACAATGTTAACAAATTTGTTCATTCATCAGAACTGTTTCAAACACGCTTAGTAGGTGCGAAAAAAACAGTCCGAGATTATTGGGGCTTACCCGAAAATCTACATGAAGACGAAGCTGTGTGGCATAGTTATGTTCTTATGGCTCCACTATCTAGCGTTGTCTCTCGCCTCAAACAAGAAACTCAAGTTTATTTGACAAATATTAATACGCCAAATGAAGTTGTGATAGCTGGAGAACCCCAAGCCTGTCAGAGAGTAATAGCAGATTTGAATTGCGATGCTTTCCGCGCACCTGCTGACTTAGTACTCCATTGTGAACCGATGGCTAGTGAATACGATCAGCTAATTAAACTGAACTCTTCACCAACTCAAAATGTCTCAGGGATTAATTTTTATTCTTCAGCTAATTATGATTTAATGCCCCTTGATAAAGAATCTCTGGCTCATCGTGTTAGCCAAGGATTTTGTCAGCGCGTTGATTTTCCACGACTGCTTAACCAGGTCTATGAAGATGGAGCTAGAATATTCATTGAAGTTGGCCCTGGTAACACCTGTTCCCGATGGATTGCTGATAATCTCCAGCAAAAAGAACACGTTACTATTTCCATCAATCGTAGAGGAGCCGATGAGTATACTACTATTGTTAAAGCTTTGGCACAACTTTTAAGTCATCGCGCCTCTGTTGATTTGTCACCACTGTACTGTACAAGAGCAGAAAGTAGCAATCAAAAGAAATCTTTTCTTAGAAATATCAACTTAGAAAAGTATCCATTGATGCCTACAAGTTTGAGTGTAAACAATAACAAAAGCGATGAAAATTTAGATTCAATCCACCTATCTCAAAGTACTATTTCTGTCTCGAAAAAGTCTAGTAACGTTATATTTGATCAAGCTGATATACTTGAGTTTGCCCAAGGACAAGTTTCAAAAGTATTGGGTAAAGATTATGAAATTATTGACCCTTATCCAAGACGAGTAAGGCTTCCCAGTCCTCCATATCTGTTTATCAGCCGTGTAAACAAAATTGAAGGCGTCAGAGGTGAGTATGGTTATGGTTTTGTCCAAACTGAATACGATCTGCCTTCTGATGCTTGGTTTGCTGTTGATGGTCAAATTCCTATAGGAATATATGAAGAAGCAGGTCAAGGTTTCTTACTTTTACTTGGTTACTTGGGAACTGATTTCGATAATCAAGGGCAACGGTCATTTCGCTTACTAGATTTAACTGCTACATTTCTCAGTGACCAGCCAGAAGACATCAAAACTATGCGTTACGATGTTAAAATCAACTCTGCTGTGAAAACTGCATCAAACTTGGTCGTTTTTTTTAGTGGCGAGTGTTTTCTTAACGAAAAATTATTTCTAAAAATTTCTGGAGGTTGTGCAGGATTATTTTCTGATGAAGAATTGGAGCAAGGACAAGGTATTATTTTTACTGAGCGAGACGAAAAAGAAAGAAGCCAAATTCAGAAACAGTCTTTTCAACCGTTACTATCGTGTCAAAAACTTACTTTTGATCATCAAGATTTACTTCATTTAACTCAAGGAAATATTGCTGCTTGCTTCGGTACTAATTATCAACAAGATGGCTTAAATCCATCACTGCGATTACCCTCAGAGAAGCTGTTGATGTTTGATAAGGTGTTATCTGTTGATCCTCAAGGAGGAGCTGCGGGATTAGGTTTAGTCATTGGTACAAAAACTGTAGAGCCAAATGACTGGTATTTTCTCTGTCACTTTAAAAATGACCCGACTATGCCCGGTAGCCTCATGGTTGAAGGTAGCTGTCAACTATTGCAATTTTATCTGCTATTTTTGGGATTACAAACTTGCACTAAAAATGCTAGATTTCAAGCTATTGCTCAACTTCCACAAATAGTGCGCTTTCGTGGACAAGTTACGCCAGCTTTTAGTACTTTAACCTATCGATTAGAAGTGATTGAAATGGAGCGATCGCCTAACCCCTTTGCTATAGCTAATGTCGAAATTATTTATGGTAATAAAACAATTGCTTATATCAAAAATTTGGGGATACAGTTATCTGAAAAAAATATAAAGCCATAAATGAAATTAATCTAATTACATAAAAAACGTCAAAATTGTTGTAATTATCATAGGATTTTCAAAATGTTAGGGAATGGAAATAAAGCAAAAGATGCCTCCACAATTTTACTAGAAGGTCGTGATGTGACAAGTTCTCTGAATAATATGAACAAAGCTAGGAGTGATTTAGATTCAATTGCCTTTGAGGAAATGGAAATCAAATCTCGACTGTTGAATTTGCACCAACCTTGTTATGTTATCCAAGATCAGAATCGGGTTGGTATCGCCAACCAAGATAATTTTTACAACCCTAACAACAGTCAAAGTGAAAAATTAGAGACTTTGATGATTGCACCGCCACTACCACCGCAACAGTTAGGCGATCGCGACTTCCTCACTTCTCACAGTGTAAAATATGCATATATGGCTGGTGCAATGGCAGGTGGCATTGCTTCCGCAGAATTAGTAATTGCTTTAGGAAAAGCAGGCATTTTAGGGAGTTTTGGTGCGGCTGGTTTGGTTCCTTCCCGCATTGAAGCAGCTATTAACCAAATTCAGCAAGCCCTTCCCCAAGGCCCTTACGCCTTTAACCTGATTCACAGTCCCAGCGAAGAAGCCTTAGAACGCCGCGCTGTAGATTTATATCTCAAACACGGTGTTAGAACTGTAGAAGCTTCAGCATTTCTGGATTTGACACCCCATATCGTCTATTATCGAGCTGCGGGACTAAGTTTGAATGCGAACGGTCAAATCGAAGTTAAAAATAAAATCATTGCCAAAATTTCTCGGCAAGAAGTAGCGACAAAATTTTTACAGCCAGCCCCAAGAAAAATTCTTCAACAACTGGTTGAGCAACAACTGATCACAGAATTACAAGCTACTCTAGCAGAAAAAGTGCCGATGGCTGATGATATTACCACAGAAGCAGATTCCGGTGGACATACAGATAATCGTCCTTTGGTTTGTCTTCTACCCGCCATCCTTGTTCTTCGAGATCAGATACAGCAAAAGTATCGCTATGACAAACAGGTAAGAATCGGTGCAGCAGGAGGTATTGCAACACCTGAATCAGCATTAGCTGCCTTTATGATGGGGGCTAGTTATATAGTGACTGGTTCTATTAATCAATCTTGTGTTGAAGCTGGCACTTCTGTGCATACAAAAAACTTGCTAGCCCAAGCGAGTATGGCAGATGTAATTATGGCTCCTTCTGCTGATATGTTTGAAATGGGGGTAAAAGTACAACTGCTCAAACGCGGTACTCTTTTTCCAATGCGGGCGCAGAAATTGTATGACCTTTATAGAAGTTACAACTCAATTGATGAAATTCCACTTGAGGAAAGACAAAAATTAGAAGAGCAAGTCTTTGGCAGAAACTTGGAAGCTATTTGGCAAGATACGGTTACTTTTTTCACTGAACGAGATCCAGAGCAAATCACTAGAGCAAACGATAATCCTAAGCGGAAGATGGCGCTAATTTTCCGTTGGTATTTAGGATTGTCTTCTCGTTGGTCTTCT from Nostoc commune NIES-4072 includes:
- a CDS encoding SDR family NAD(P)-dependent oxidoreductase: MNTNAKIDSSSVILVSGGGRGVTAQCVIQLAKQYQCKFILLGRSKLVKTEPEWAKDCFDEAELKKRIMQDLIAQNEKPTPLKVKQVFNHLLAQREIAKTISTIQQTGGQVEYLSVNITNSSALQAEVAPVVQRLGRITGIIHGAGNLADKLIENKTEEDFDIVYTTKIEGLESLLSCVDPSQLDCIILFSSFVAFYGNPGQSDYALANEILNKTAYLLQRKYPYCRVVSIGWGPWDGGMVTPQLKKVFAQQDIELIPLEVGAQILVDELKSAHNGIAQTLVMSNPIVAQPKQLNSELQSFRVSRQLKLTANPFVYDHVIGGNPVLPAMCSIAWIANTCEQLYPGYKFFSCSNYKVLKGIIFDNTLAREYFLDLKEISKTDTGEIDFEVLLWSESAKAIPHYHYSTKIKVVQHIPSSDTYESFNHSQDPETLRLLPYENGALFHGLSFKGLKRILNITPEKLTAQCCLDKVEIKKQGQFPLQTFNPYTGDILFQCLVVWVRHFDNLASLPLQVQRLEQFKAIPFDEEFYVSVEVISRSETNIFANITAHDAQGQIYVHISQMQVTASARLNLLFLQNYCLAREN
- a CDS encoding type I polyketide synthase produces the protein MTVKLAIVGMEAFFGTCYGLDKFERSIYDATQYFIPIPPIRRQDIQAKLPTLEEEDYHNNQALLGAYIQDLEIDAFHFKIPPNDIDKHDPKQLLMLKVIDQALRDAKLDQKQKRLQMAIVAVINENQVNQLDRKLVETGDNDNILSEKTNTVFQKISTLWNTSGPNFVVNAKENSVFEALEIAKTLLTVGPVDCVVVSAVNFAGVDCVMSGKPTLSYDYNASGSIVGEGAGAIVLKRYEKAKHDRDRIYAVIDAVSHLYESSTNPAESVKQSCQKAFAKAGVSPVDIGYLEVFAGGNEQQDHAEIQGLIEAYQVPNSELSCAIGSVKANIGHTYIASGIASLIKTALCLYNRYIPATPQWTSPKNPEIWQDSPFYVATESRPWFLNSAQTTRVAAINSLASDGTYAHIILSEDSGSQDCNHRYLEQSPFYLFPIAANNQSGLLEQLETLEQTIKNSCSLSTVASQTFATFQNNPQAIYALAMVGHNQDELLREIQRGRKGIANAFACGKDWKSPSGSYFTAKPQGKQGHIAFIYPGAFNSYIGMGRKLFYFFPKIFERATSFVSQPNLFFREKLLYPRSLNQISKRQLEDIEAKLLDDPLSMQVSGTGFSVLLTHILRDYFQIQPQAAFGYSMGESTMLYSLNVWTSGDNVNKFVHSSELFQTRLVGAKKTVRDYWGLPENLHEDEAVWHSYVLMAPLSSVVSRLKQETQVYLTNINTPNEVVIAGEPQACQRVIADLNCDAFRAPADLVLHCEPMASEYDQLIKLNSSPTQNVSGINFYSSANYDLMPLDKESLAHRVSQGFCQRVDFPRLLNQVYEDGARIFIEVGPGNTCSRWIADNLQQKEHVTISINRRGADEYTTIVKALAQLLSHRASVDLSPLYCTRAESSNQKKSFLRNINLEKYPLMPTSLSVNNNKSDENLDSIHLSQSTISVSKKSSNVIFDQADILEFAQGQVSKVLGKDYEIIDPYPRRVRLPSPPYLFISRVNKIEGVRGEYGYGFVQTEYDLPSDAWFAVDGQIPIGIYEEAGQGFLLLLGYLGTDFDNQGQRSFRLLDLTATFLSDQPEDIKTMRYDVKINSAVKTASNLVVFFSGECFLNEKLFLKISGGCAGLFSDEELEQGQGIIFTERDEKERSQIQKQSFQPLLSCQKLTFDHQDLLHLTQGNIAACFGTNYQQDGLNPSLRLPSEKLLMFDKVLSVDPQGGAAGLGLVIGTKTVEPNDWYFLCHFKNDPTMPGSLMVEGSCQLLQFYLLFLGLQTCTKNARFQAIAQLPQIVRFRGQVTPAFSTLTYRLEVIEMERSPNPFAIANVEIIYGNKTIAYIKNLGIQLSEKNIKP
- a CDS encoding PfaD family polyunsaturated fatty acid/polyketide biosynthesis protein — translated: MLGNGNKAKDASTILLEGRDVTSSLNNMNKARSDLDSIAFEEMEIKSRLLNLHQPCYVIQDQNRVGIANQDNFYNPNNSQSEKLETLMIAPPLPPQQLGDRDFLTSHSVKYAYMAGAMAGGIASAELVIALGKAGILGSFGAAGLVPSRIEAAINQIQQALPQGPYAFNLIHSPSEEALERRAVDLYLKHGVRTVEASAFLDLTPHIVYYRAAGLSLNANGQIEVKNKIIAKISRQEVATKFLQPAPRKILQQLVEQQLITELQATLAEKVPMADDITTEADSGGHTDNRPLVCLLPAILVLRDQIQQKYRYDKQVRIGAAGGIATPESALAAFMMGASYIVTGSINQSCVEAGTSVHTKNLLAQASMADVIMAPSADMFEMGVKVQLLKRGTLFPMRAQKLYDLYRSYNSIDEIPLEERQKLEEQVFGRNLEAIWQDTVTFFTERDPEQITRANDNPKRKMALIFRWYLGLSSRWSSSGEKGREMDYQIWCGPAIGAFNEWVKESYLAEPNARYVVDVAHHIMTGAAYLYRLQSLKFQGLQMPAHYRYYRPIPLVS